The proteins below come from a single Vicinamibacteria bacterium genomic window:
- a CDS encoding serine hydrolase produces the protein MRSLLGPDHSRIPFAAPPLFFGYTRGAMSRCSLIPLLGASLVLAGAGPPPASDLERRTRDLLDTLKAQSTAHAKDLATGREIAVRADVPVNTVSVIKIPVMILAFRDADAGRLKLDERYLITPEAQRRGTGVLQTFAVGLNPTCRDLITQMIITSDNTATDILIEKLGLERVNQMLESLGYKETRLRMTIGQLFRGVWEQLDPKYASLSDREVFARGFPEDPGAQARYFIYVAESSKWFGRTTARETSRLLEQLQKGELASKASTEEMVEILQEQLYFSRLPQRIRFRVKIGHKTGDWPPIIGNDVGILYSDRGPIVISVFTNQNRSSFFDLEAAIGKIAEDVLDAWGGRKE, from the coding sequence ATGAGGTCTCTCCTGGGGCCGGATCATAGCCGAATCCCCTTTGCCGCCCCACCGCTTTTCTTCGGCTACACTCGTGGGGCCATGTCCCGTTGCTCGCTGATACCCCTCCTGGGCGCCTCATTGGTGCTCGCGGGGGCGGGACCGCCTCCCGCTTCCGACCTCGAGAGGAGGACGCGGGACCTCCTTGATACCCTGAAAGCCCAGAGCACGGCCCACGCCAAGGACCTGGCCACGGGTAGAGAAATTGCCGTCCGGGCCGACGTGCCCGTGAACACCGTTAGCGTGATCAAGATCCCCGTCATGATTCTCGCCTTTCGCGATGCCGACGCGGGGCGGCTGAAGCTCGATGAGCGTTACCTCATCACCCCGGAGGCCCAGCGTAGAGGGACCGGCGTGCTCCAGACGTTTGCCGTGGGCCTCAACCCGACCTGCCGGGATCTCATTACCCAGATGATCATCACCAGCGACAATACGGCCACGGACATCCTCATTGAGAAGTTGGGGCTCGAGCGCGTCAACCAAATGCTGGAGTCTCTGGGGTACAAGGAGACGCGTCTGCGCATGACGATCGGGCAGCTCTTCCGCGGCGTCTGGGAGCAGCTGGACCCCAAGTACGCATCCCTCTCCGACCGGGAGGTTTTTGCGCGCGGTTTTCCGGAGGACCCCGGAGCCCAGGCCCGGTACTTCATCTATGTCGCCGAATCCTCCAAGTGGTTCGGTCGCACCACCGCCCGGGAGACCTCGCGCCTGCTGGAGCAGCTCCAGAAGGGCGAACTGGCAAGCAAGGCGTCGACGGAGGAGATGGTCGAGATTCTTCAGGAACAGCTCTACTTCTCCCGCCTGCCGCAGCGAATCCGCTTCCGCGTGAAGATCGGCCACAAGACGGGAGACTGGCCTCCCATCATCGGGAATGACGTCGGCATTCTTTACTCCGACCGCGGCCCAATCGTGATCTCGGTCTTTACGAACCAGAACCGCAGCAGCTTCTTCGATCTGGAGGCGGCCATCGGGAAGATCGCGGAGGACGTTCTCGACGCCTGGGGGGGGAGGAAGGAATGA